A window of Methanolobus sediminis contains these coding sequences:
- a CDS encoding DMT family transporter yields MSQSSKKAYFELITGSVLFGLLGVFVDYLKAVPTGPMIFYKQLFGLLSLLIFIVLTGKLSQIVPRRKKKYLLLLGFINTCTIFSYFTCIKYTSFSVAILMLYTAPMYVTILSPLVLKEKITRKGVVALILSLIGLLFIVDMENVATGLSLGINGGSGYLLGIAAGILSGLSFGSEIVTIRYIKDDYSSVALLFWYTFVGVILLIPLSGGTPEHVIIDNMPMLIFFGIINTALAAVLYVSGISQIEAQKGSILALLEPVSGIFFDFTIVHTPLLIDTVIGCVFILFGAYIAVMEKSPKIFGKYFKIQV; encoded by the coding sequence ATGAGCCAGAGTTCTAAAAAAGCGTATTTTGAACTAATAACAGGCTCAGTTCTATTCGGACTTCTGGGAGTTTTCGTGGATTACCTGAAAGCAGTCCCCACAGGACCCATGATATTTTACAAGCAGCTATTTGGTTTGCTATCACTGCTTATCTTCATTGTCTTAACAGGAAAGCTATCCCAGATCGTACCCCGCAGGAAAAAAAAGTACCTTCTGCTTCTGGGATTTATCAATACATGCACGATATTTTCTTACTTCACATGCATCAAATATACCAGCTTTTCAGTTGCAATACTAATGCTTTATACCGCACCCATGTATGTAACCATACTTTCACCGCTGGTTTTAAAAGAAAAAATAACAAGGAAAGGTGTAGTTGCATTAATACTGTCATTAATCGGTCTTCTCTTCATTGTTGACATGGAAAATGTTGCAACCGGACTGAGCCTGGGAATCAACGGAGGTAGCGGTTACCTTTTAGGAATTGCCGCAGGAATTCTTTCCGGACTATCCTTTGGCAGTGAAATAGTTACTATAAGATACATCAAGGATGATTACTCAAGTGTTGCCCTGCTTTTCTGGTACACTTTTGTTGGAGTGATCTTGCTGATTCCTTTATCAGGGGGTACCCCGGAACATGTCATTATAGACAACATGCCAATGCTGATCTTCTTTGGTATTATCAACACAGCCCTGGCGGCAGTTCTTTATGTTAGCGGTATTTCCCAGATCGAAGCACAGAAGGGAAGCATCCTTGCATTACTTGAACCGGTGAGCGGTATATTTTTTGATTTCACAATCGTTCATACACCATTACTTATAGACACGGTTATTGGATGCGTGTTCATTCTCTTTGGAGCCTATATCGCAGTGATGGAAAAAAGCCCGAAGATATTTGGGAAATACTTTAAGATACAGGTTTAA
- a CDS encoding protease inhibitor I42 family protein has translation MNIKLLMVAAVVLLVCMASGCVSNSKDAGSDTGSNTSIDDNSNATQNIEDQTGTIDNSGVSIGTMTAVSHSFSENDSQSTVYAIIGDLIIVELEENPTTGYSWNMTYSEGLEVQEDVYTQASANVTLVGAGGSHMWIFEVIETGEQSISAIYVRPWEEITGTEDGYELTIQVIPESGLITDTGTVTYNNLEGGFFGIVGADDTKYDPTNLPEEFRTDGTEIRFTAYPRDDMMSFHMWGQIIELRTISPML, from the coding sequence ATGAACATCAAATTACTTATGGTTGCAGCAGTTGTCTTGCTTGTATGTATGGCTTCAGGCTGTGTATCAAACAGCAAAGATGCCGGCAGTGATACCGGTAGTAACACCAGCATTGATGACAATAGCAATGCAACACAAAACATAGAAGATCAGACAGGAACCATCGATAATTCTGGCGTTTCCATAGGAACAATGACAGCAGTTAGTCATAGTTTTTCAGAGAACGACAGCCAGAGTACAGTCTATGCCATTATTGGAGATCTAATTATAGTTGAACTTGAAGAGAATCCCACAACCGGTTACTCATGGAATATGACATACAGTGAAGGACTTGAGGTTCAAGAGGATGTATATACCCAGGCAAGTGCTAATGTAACTCTTGTTGGTGCAGGCGGTTCTCACATGTGGATTTTTGAAGTCATTGAAACAGGTGAACAAAGCATATCCGCAATTTACGTGCGCCCATGGGAAGAAATTACAGGAACCGAAGACGGCTATGAACTGACAATCCAGGTAATTCCAGAAAGCGGGCTTATAACTGATACCGGAACTGTGACATACAACAACCTTGAAGGTGGCTTTTTTGGAATTGTGGGTGCTGACGATACAAAATATGACCCCACAAACCTGCCAGAAGAATTCAGAACTGATGGAACAGAAATCAGATTCACAGCTTATCCACGTGATGATATGATGAGTTTCCACATGTGGGGACAGATAATAGAACTAAGGACAATCAGTCCGATGCTGTAA
- a CDS encoding uracil-xanthine permease family protein — MKRIVLGFQHVLAMFGATVTVPLVVGSAIGLSLSEIAVMMQAVLFAMGIATLLQTFIGSKFPIVQGSSFAFIPGLIAIGSGLGLAAAEGALIVGGIVEGLTGALGLIGRLKKLFSPLVTGITIMLVGFSLANVAVMYTFNYYADAAGTTILPSSIIAIVTFSTTILVALKAKGTYKTMPVIAGVIVGYILSMAFGIVDFSLVKSMPIVSLPKLFPWGTPVFDVSAIIILLFAFMVSIIESVGDYHAISTIADLPIDNKKINRGIGSEGLSCSIAGIFGACGTTSYSENIGLVALTRVSSVQVVQIGAGILILFSLIPKFSGLLASIPAPVLGGLTTALYGMIGVTGLKLIKDRVELNDRNTLILASSLVLGLGAPQLPAEFLANFPQIIASILESGMAVGAISAIIMDQLLK; from the coding sequence ATGAAGCGGATCGTTTTAGGATTCCAGCACGTGCTGGCCATGTTCGGTGCCACGGTGACAGTCCCTCTGGTTGTTGGTTCTGCCATTGGGCTTTCGCTTTCGGAAATTGCAGTGATGATGCAGGCTGTTCTTTTTGCAATGGGAATTGCAACCCTGCTGCAGACATTTATCGGTTCTAAATTCCCAATTGTCCAGGGATCAAGTTTTGCTTTCATTCCGGGTCTTATTGCAATAGGTTCTGGCCTTGGCCTTGCAGCTGCTGAGGGAGCTCTTATTGTCGGTGGTATTGTTGAAGGACTCACCGGTGCTTTAGGTCTCATAGGCAGACTCAAAAAGCTTTTCTCACCACTTGTTACGGGAATAACCATAATGCTTGTGGGTTTCTCACTTGCCAATGTGGCTGTCATGTACACGTTTAATTATTATGCCGATGCCGCCGGAACAACTATTCTGCCTTCTTCTATTATTGCTATAGTGACGTTCAGTACGACTATTCTCGTAGCACTCAAGGCAAAAGGAACTTACAAGACAATGCCTGTTATTGCAGGTGTAATTGTAGGATATATTTTGAGTATGGCATTCGGAATTGTTGATTTCAGCCTCGTTAAGAGCATGCCTATTGTAAGCCTGCCAAAACTGTTTCCATGGGGAACTCCGGTGTTTGATGTCAGTGCAATCATAATCCTGCTTTTCGCATTCATGGTAAGTATAATAGAGAGTGTAGGCGATTATCATGCAATATCAACTATTGCTGACCTGCCAATTGATAATAAGAAAATAAACCGCGGTATAGGTTCAGAAGGTCTTTCCTGTTCCATTGCAGGTATTTTCGGTGCTTGTGGTACAACCAGTTATTCTGAGAACATCGGTCTTGTGGCTCTGACAAGGGTTTCAAGTGTGCAGGTCGTTCAGATAGGTGCCGGAATTCTCATCCTGTTCTCACTTATCCCAAAATTCTCAGGTCTGCTGGCATCCATTCCTGCACCGGTTCTCGGCGGACTTACAACGGCGCTGTACGGAATGATAGGTGTTACAGGTCTGAAACTCATTAAGGATAGAGTAGAGCTTAACGACAGGAACACGCTGATCCTTGCAAGTTCACTGGTTCTTGGACTTGGTGCTCCTCAGCTTCCTGCAGAATTCCTTGCAAATTTCCCACAGATTATTGCAAGCATACTCGAATCCGGAATGGCAGTCGGTGCAATTTCAGCAATAATAATGGATCAGTTACTCAAATAG
- a CDS encoding PAS domain S-box protein, with protein sequence MSDAILSFLWKGTDKKRVISVSENISLLGYLPDDFVSGKLSFMDIIHPSDIETVRHKYVQYTNNKSPFFVADYRLRSADGKICEVSERTVELSLDDECLYHGIISIKKSFEFDTDKEKIYCKSIVDGIQNPLLILDSTFHVFSANRYFYDLFKLKPENTEGKHFLSLNNSNRHELSSFFDKVLQEEYFFDSIEVDCSIDGLGNRTMKLTARPLDTGMDRKKLILVSIEDITPQKMAEAKIRASEEKYSTLVEKGNDGILIVNQKGTLSFANSKFSQMIGLEQNKLSGKNLLDFVPQEYHRMIGIRLKKVLKDMRSIKRNDEVEFIKTEGGSFSAEISLSYILHEHQPSVMVALRDISERKHAEAELKASEEKYSTLVEKGNDGIIILHDLSFKFANSKFSELTGYSREELLDKTFTDLVPVDYRRMIGKRIKKVLKDKHSIRRNDELEFLAKGDVTFPAEISLSYILHEEMPSVMMTVRDISERKQAEAELKASEKKYSSLVEEGNDGIIIVQNGVLVFANMKFCEITGFSKTEILRRPFEDFLSIEYKRLVMTKFRKSLEKKKSSLKYEIELVSKEGHNTPAEINSSIIDHEGAPAIMAIIRDITDQKEKERELLELIEVQKVLETVIKSSPAVVFFWKPDEDWKVEFVSENISQFGYQAEDMMSGKILYGDIIHPSDVERLTMEYDIFSGEENLSFEYRILTKAGEVRWVDERSVLKRDAEGNLQYIQGIIVDITERKNVKNFMQIGNDVGMLFSPLGDVGDMFSQLVEFTTQMDNLDCGALYLVDGETGDMNIVAHSGLSAEFVKSARHYGGKSIHARLLKTEYPLYTRYYELTSMIPGEKLSYEGLEATALIPIRYGMELVAILMLSSHSVYSVPFEVRDSLETVASQIGPVIGRMREQADVQKNIRNLQVIFDVMEDMVFMLDADGCILYANPYTFTRLGYSKNELIGMNLINLYPQKVLLEVATEIKSLLEGRAKVCTIPFESVSGELVTVEMHCSTGQLGDDPITICVSREKGMI encoded by the coding sequence TTGTCTGATGCAATCCTCTCTTTTCTCTGGAAAGGGACTGATAAAAAGCGTGTTATTTCAGTTTCTGAAAATATATCCCTTTTAGGCTATCTTCCCGATGATTTTGTTTCCGGAAAACTTAGTTTCATGGATATTATTCATCCCTCTGACATTGAAACTGTAAGGCATAAGTATGTTCAGTATACTAATAATAAAAGTCCTTTTTTCGTTGCAGATTATAGATTAAGATCCGCTGACGGCAAAATCTGTGAGGTCAGTGAAAGAACAGTTGAATTATCTCTGGATGATGAATGCCTTTACCATGGAATCATCTCTATAAAAAAGAGTTTTGAGTTCGATACGGATAAAGAAAAGATCTATTGCAAAAGTATAGTTGACGGTATACAGAACCCGCTTTTAATTCTTGACAGTACGTTCCATGTTTTTTCTGCTAACCGGTATTTCTATGATCTCTTCAAGTTGAAACCTGAAAATACTGAAGGAAAGCATTTTTTAAGTTTGAATAATTCAAACAGACATGAGCTAAGTTCTTTTTTTGATAAAGTCCTTCAGGAAGAGTATTTCTTTGATTCTATTGAAGTTGACTGTAGTATAGATGGCCTTGGAAACCGTACAATGAAGCTTACTGCCCGTCCTCTTGATACGGGTATGGACAGAAAGAAGCTGATTCTGGTTTCAATAGAAGATATAACTCCTCAGAAAATGGCTGAAGCAAAAATCCGTGCGTCAGAAGAAAAGTATTCCACTCTTGTTGAAAAGGGAAACGATGGTATTCTTATCGTAAATCAAAAAGGAACACTTAGTTTTGCAAACTCCAAATTCTCCCAGATGATCGGACTTGAACAAAACAAACTTTCAGGTAAGAATCTTCTGGATTTCGTTCCTCAGGAATATCATCGAATGATAGGTATTCGACTCAAGAAAGTCCTCAAAGACATGCGCAGCATAAAGCGCAATGATGAGGTTGAGTTTATCAAAACCGAGGGCGGAAGTTTTTCTGCTGAGATAAGTCTTTCCTATATCTTACATGAGCACCAGCCGTCTGTCATGGTGGCTTTGAGGGATATCTCTGAGAGAAAACATGCCGAAGCAGAGCTAAAAGCTTCTGAGGAAAAATACTCTACACTTGTTGAAAAAGGCAATGATGGTATAATAATTCTTCATGATCTTTCCTTCAAGTTCGCAAATTCCAAGTTCTCTGAACTGACAGGTTATTCACGAGAGGAATTGCTTGATAAGACTTTCACAGATCTTGTGCCGGTAGATTACAGGCGCATGATAGGAAAGCGTATCAAAAAGGTCCTGAAAGATAAACATAGCATTCGTAGAAATGATGAACTTGAGTTTCTGGCAAAAGGAGATGTGACCTTCCCGGCTGAAATCAGTCTGTCATATATCTTACATGAGGAAATGCCCTCTGTAATGATGACTGTCAGGGACATCTCTGAGAGGAAACAGGCTGAGGCTGAACTTAAGGCCTCTGAAAAGAAATATTCTTCCCTTGTAGAAGAAGGTAATGACGGTATTATTATTGTTCAGAATGGGGTACTTGTTTTTGCCAATATGAAGTTCTGCGAGATTACTGGTTTTTCCAAGACTGAAATACTTCGCAGGCCGTTTGAAGATTTCCTTTCTATTGAATACAAGCGTCTTGTTATGACCAAATTCAGGAAAAGCCTTGAGAAAAAGAAGTCTTCACTGAAATATGAGATAGAACTTGTGTCAAAGGAAGGACACAATACTCCTGCTGAGATTAACTCTTCGATCATTGATCACGAAGGTGCACCGGCCATAATGGCAATTATCAGGGACATAACCGATCAGAAGGAAAAAGAAAGGGAACTCCTTGAACTGATCGAGGTGCAGAAGGTCCTTGAAACCGTAATTAAGAGCAGTCCTGCTGTTGTATTTTTCTGGAAACCTGATGAGGACTGGAAAGTGGAATTCGTTTCCGAGAATATATCCCAGTTCGGTTACCAGGCAGAGGATATGATGTCAGGCAAGATCCTTTATGGCGATATCATTCATCCTTCTGATGTGGAAAGGCTCACCATGGAATACGATATCTTTTCCGGTGAGGAGAACCTTTCATTCGAGTATCGCATACTTACAAAAGCAGGTGAGGTGCGCTGGGTTGATGAGAGGTCAGTTCTGAAACGTGATGCTGAAGGTAACCTCCAATACATACAGGGTATTATTGTCGATATTACTGAGCGCAAGAATGTGAAGAACTTCATGCAGATTGGCAATGATGTTGGAATGCTTTTCAGTCCGCTTGGTGATGTGGGTGATATGTTTTCACAACTGGTGGAATTCACCACTCAGATGGATAATCTGGACTGCGGTGCTCTCTATCTTGTTGACGGGGAAACGGGTGACATGAATATAGTTGCTCACTCCGGTCTTTCGGCTGAGTTCGTTAAAAGCGCAAGGCATTATGGCGGCAAATCTATCCATGCGCGCCTGCTGAAAACAGAATATCCTCTTTATACAAGATATTATGAGCTCACTTCCATGATTCCCGGGGAGAAACTGAGCTATGAGGGACTGGAAGCAACCGCCCTGATTCCAATTAGATATGGTATGGAGCTTGTAGCAATACTCATGCTGTCATCTCATAGTGTTTATTCTGTTCCTTTTGAAGTAAGGGATTCCCTTGAGACTGTGGCATCTCAGATTGGTCCTGTGATAGGGCGCATGCGGGAACAGGCAGATGTCCAGAAGAATATCAGGAATCTGCAGGTTATTTTTGATGTCATGGAGGACATGGTTTTCATGCTTGATGCTGATGGTTGCATTCTTTATGCAAATCCTTACACATTTACACGGCTTGGATACTCTAAAAATGAGCTAATTGGAATGAATCTTATTAACCTCTATCCTCAGAAAGTGCTCCTTGAAGTTGCAACTGAAATCAAATCTCTATTAGAAGGCAGGGCAAAGGTCTGCACAATTCCTTTTGAGTCTGTTTCCGGGGAACTTGTAACTGTTGAGATGCACTGTTCAACTGGGCAACTGGGTGATGATCCAATAACGATATGCGTCTCCCGTGAAAAAGGTATGATATAA
- a CDS encoding VOC family protein yields MPTFIHIDIPTDNVERAKKFYSDIFEWTFEKPSPEMDYYLFSTKDLDGKEGIRGGMGLRGEPDQKIAAYIGVDSIEKYASQIQKTGGKVLNKMPVPGWGTLAICLDTEGNLFGLWEDATEENK; encoded by the coding sequence ATGCCTACATTTATACATATAGATATACCAACGGATAATGTAGAGAGAGCTAAAAAGTTTTATTCTGATATTTTTGAATGGACATTTGAAAAACCATCACCTGAAATGGATTACTATTTATTTAGTACCAAAGACCTTGATGGGAAGGAAGGTATTCGTGGAGGAATGGGGCTTCGTGGTGAGCCGGATCAGAAGATAGCTGCATATATCGGGGTCGATTCTATCGAGAAATATGCATCTCAGATCCAAAAAACCGGTGGTAAGGTTCTGAACAAAATGCCGGTTCCGGGTTGGGGTACTCTTGCTATCTGTCTTGACACTGAAGGAAATCTCTTCGGACTATGGGAGGATGCAACTGAAGAGAATAAGTAG
- a CDS encoding ECF-type sigma factor has product MQDKRKLYAVITGDLISSSDMDYSDREALLLIMHDSFSFVKNCLYPDGGEILSFEISRGDSFQNIVRNPKDALMVSVLLLLKLGTGKNERRLAARMSIGIGSVEYFPDSGSVGEADGQAFRFSGKTLDTMKEQEKQLLVTTANPALNLMLESQCAFFDNMAGRWTGVQKEILLEKLSGLTQDEIALKLGKSQSTISQSLKAAGYDALKKFLDNYASLFEYPGIFLMGNE; this is encoded by the coding sequence TTGCAGGATAAAAGAAAACTGTATGCAGTTATCACAGGTGACCTTATAAGTTCTTCTGATATGGATTATAGTGACAGGGAAGCCCTCCTCCTGATAATGCATGATTCATTCTCTTTTGTAAAAAATTGTCTATATCCGGACGGTGGAGAAATCTTGTCCTTTGAGATATCCAGGGGCGACAGTTTCCAGAATATAGTCAGAAATCCAAAAGATGCGTTGATGGTATCAGTCCTCCTCCTTCTGAAATTAGGTACAGGTAAAAATGAGCGAAGACTGGCAGCCAGAATGTCCATAGGTATTGGAAGTGTGGAATATTTCCCGGATTCCGGTAGTGTGGGCGAGGCCGACGGACAGGCATTCAGGTTTTCAGGTAAGACACTTGACACCATGAAGGAGCAGGAAAAGCAACTTCTTGTAACGACAGCAAATCCTGCATTGAATCTGATGCTGGAATCCCAATGTGCTTTTTTTGATAACATGGCTGGCAGGTGGACAGGTGTCCAGAAAGAGATACTTCTTGAGAAGCTCAGTGGCCTGACACAGGATGAAATTGCGCTAAAACTCGGAAAGTCCCAGTCCACAATCTCCCAGAGCCTTAAAGCCGCAGGTTATGATGCCCTGAAGAAATTCCTAGACAACTATGCAAGCTTATTTGAATATCCAGGGATATTCCTTATGGGGAATGAATGA
- the upp gene encoding uracil phosphoribosyltransferase — protein sequence MIEDNRWEGVYSFEDSPYLMEILTELRSKETENVRFRKDLVKLGRYMGYEFTKTMEFKKVKIETPLESTEGIASGDRDHVYIITVLRVAIPLMEGLIKTLEHSRVGIVSASRGKAPDFNIEMSYIKVPHMREDDTVIVCDPMIATGSTLLKTVSEIKKCGIPKRIVIIGVLAAPEGITALKEELPDVEIYVTKIDRELNDKGYILPGLGDAGDRAFGEPINISMLPLMHNLE from the coding sequence ATGATAGAAGATAATCGATGGGAAGGTGTGTATTCCTTTGAAGATTCTCCTTACCTTATGGAGATATTAACCGAACTTCGTTCTAAAGAAACGGAAAATGTTCGTTTCAGGAAAGATCTTGTGAAACTTGGCAGGTACATGGGTTATGAGTTCACCAAAACAATGGAGTTCAAAAAAGTGAAGATAGAGACTCCTCTTGAGAGCACAGAAGGCATTGCTTCCGGTGACAGGGACCATGTGTACATTATTACTGTGCTCAGGGTGGCAATTCCACTTATGGAAGGTCTCATCAAGACACTGGAGCATTCAAGGGTGGGTATTGTTTCTGCTTCCAGGGGCAAAGCTCCTGATTTTAATATTGAGATGAGCTATATCAAAGTCCCTCACATGAGGGAAGATGATACTGTGATTGTCTGCGACCCGATGATAGCTACTGGTTCTACTCTTCTGAAGACAGTTTCAGAAATAAAGAAGTGCGGAATCCCGAAAAGAATTGTCATCATAGGTGTGCTTGCAGCACCAGAGGGTATAACTGCCCTGAAAGAGGAACTTCCGGATGTTGAGATCTATGTTACGAAGATTGACAGGGAGCTTAACGACAAAGGTTATATCCTTCCTGGTCTGGGTGATGCAGGTGACAGGGCATTCGGTGAGCCGATCAATATCTCAATGCTTCCATTGATGCACAATCTGGAATAA
- a CDS encoding DUF3307 domain-containing protein yields MMDVAVLNVSLLARLLLSHVLADFVFQNQTMVSNRFENKWHSKWLYIHGILAGILAYVLSEAYVFIWLFLAYTISHIVIDGFKSTRKDNLTWFILDQLAHLLIIVVVWAMISGPGNIVSGISFVQLNNTGIWLLLLSYVIVIWPSGILIGKFTEPWHHDKDGEEGEGLFNAGLWIGRLERFLLLTFVLLEQYQAIGLLVTAKSIFRFTTDRKVSEYILIGTLLSFTIAVFVGIIVKWMLDMGV; encoded by the coding sequence ATGATGGATGTCGCAGTTCTAAATGTATCACTGCTTGCAAGACTTCTTTTATCTCATGTGCTTGCAGACTTTGTGTTTCAGAATCAGACAATGGTCAGCAATCGCTTTGAGAATAAGTGGCATTCAAAATGGCTTTACATACACGGCATTCTTGCGGGAATACTTGCATACGTCCTTTCAGAAGCTTATGTTTTTATCTGGCTGTTTCTGGCCTACACTATCTCCCATATTGTCATAGATGGTTTTAAGTCCACACGTAAGGACAATCTTACATGGTTCATTCTCGACCAGCTGGCACATCTGCTTATCATAGTAGTTGTCTGGGCAATGATATCCGGACCCGGAAATATAGTTTCAGGTATTTCATTTGTCCAATTGAACAATACAGGCATCTGGCTTTTACTCCTTTCTTATGTTATCGTGATATGGCCAAGCGGGATACTGATCGGTAAATTTACAGAACCCTGGCATCATGATAAGGACGGGGAAGAAGGCGAAGGTCTTTTTAATGCAGGTCTGTGGATAGGGCGCCTTGAGAGATTCCTGCTCCTGACATTTGTGTTACTTGAACAATATCAGGCAATTGGATTACTTGTAACTGCAAAATCGATCTTCAGGTTCACCACTGACCGTAAGGTAAGTGAATATATTCTCATTGGCACCCTGTTGAGTTTCACGATAGCTGTTTTTGTTGGAATTATCGTAAAATGGATGCTTGATATGGGAGTTTAG
- a CDS encoding DUF6951 family protein, whose product MPSQVTVNSAICGFKHKINGTLDGKTVITDIETDCSKVAKIAHMEIPKKQTLNIKENYVMDQAENVCCTTCIVPAGVLHVCKMELGMLSKTLAKQSERVSIEFDDE is encoded by the coding sequence ATGCCATCACAGGTAACTGTTAATTCTGCTATATGTGGTTTCAAACACAAAATAAACGGAACGCTTGACGGAAAAACTGTAATTACAGATATAGAAACTGATTGTTCCAAGGTTGCCAAAATAGCGCATATGGAAATTCCAAAAAAGCAGACCCTGAACATTAAAGAGAACTACGTCATGGACCAGGCGGAAAATGTCTGCTGCACAACATGCATAGTGCCTGCAGGAGTACTCCATGTCTGTAAAATGGAGCTTGGTATGCTTTCAAAGACCCTTGCAAAACAATCAGAGAGAGTAAGCATAGAATTCGATGATGAATAA
- a CDS encoding carboxymuconolactone decarboxylase family protein: MRMLEEFFPEFTEKLDEIDKLYADTRTIDEKTYQFICFALSIKARSKPCVLKHFKGALDAGATVKELSYIFALTMREAAGADDCWTHDVIGDWKEILKGNVCCSCSGDEEK; this comes from the coding sequence ATGAGGATGCTAGAAGAGTTCTTCCCGGAATTTACCGAAAAACTTGATGAGATAGACAAGTTGTATGCCGATACCAGAACAATCGATGAAAAGACATATCAATTTATCTGCTTCGCACTTTCAATCAAAGCAAGATCAAAGCCATGCGTGCTTAAACATTTTAAGGGTGCATTGGATGCAGGTGCTACGGTCAAAGAGTTGTCTTACATATTTGCCTTGACAATGAGAGAAGCTGCAGGTGCAGATGACTGCTGGACCCATGATGTGATTGGTGACTGGAAAGAAATATTGAAGGGAAATGTCTGCTGCAGTTGTTCAGGTGACGAAGAGAAATAA
- the mtaC gene encoding methanol--corrinoid protein MtaC, producing MLDIDPTGILVRYNAKLENELTPDEIARELFPRDILLRNIVEAVFEGDEDEVIVTLKDAVKKGKDPISLIDDALMVGMGIVSQLYDDGHLFLPDVMIASHAMTDGIEYCKQISGKTHECKGTVVSYVVEGDIHDIGKKILTVLLKSNGYEVIDLGSDVPTDEVIRAVLNYRPIMVTGTSLMTTTMYSFMELNNRLLENDIKIPLVCGGGAVTQDFVMNYELGIYCEDAALVPKIADSILKNKSIDELREQFHVH from the coding sequence ATGCTAGATATAGACCCTACGGGTATCCTTGTCAGGTATAATGCTAAATTAGAAAATGAATTAACTCCTGATGAGATAGCAAGAGAACTATTCCCCAGAGATATTCTATTAAGGAACATAGTTGAAGCGGTTTTTGAAGGTGATGAGGATGAGGTTATAGTTACCCTCAAAGATGCCGTAAAAAAAGGCAAAGACCCAATATCCCTCATAGATGATGCACTTATGGTGGGGATGGGCATAGTATCCCAGCTATATGATGATGGGCACCTGTTTCTTCCGGATGTGATGATAGCATCCCATGCAATGACTGATGGTATTGAATACTGTAAGCAGATATCTGGCAAGACTCATGAATGTAAGGGTACTGTTGTTTCCTATGTCGTGGAAGGTGACATACATGATATCGGTAAGAAGATACTGACAGTACTTTTGAAATCCAATGGGTATGAGGTAATAGACCTTGGAAGTGATGTGCCTACTGATGAAGTTATCAGAGCTGTGCTAAATTACAGGCCTATAATGGTCACAGGAACTTCCCTGATGACAACTACCATGTATTCTTTCATGGAACTTAATAACAGGCTTCTCGAAAATGACATAAAAATCCCTCTTGTATGTGGTGGGGGCGCTGTAACCCAGGACTTTGTGATGAACTATGAACTTGGCATATATTGTGAAGATGCTGCATTGGTACCTAAAATTGCAGATTCTATTCTCAAGAACAAAAGTATAGACGAGCTAAGGGAACAGTTTCATGTACATTGA